In Providencia rettgeri, the following proteins share a genomic window:
- the cdsA gene encoding phosphatidate cytidylyltransferase produces MLKYRLLTAIVLIPIVIAALFLLSPANFGFVVIAVCALGAWEWAQFVGWHSQAKRIGLAVVFTAILLAMQFSISDINQFSTEPMILYGLWAGLIWWGIAIILVVTYPASAAWGKSVIIRLLFGVLTIIPFYCGMMVLRTVGYQSDTFFGAWWLLYVMLLVWGADSGAYAFGRTIGRNKMAPKVSPGKTWEGLIGGLITAGVISWLFSAFAPIPVMPDYLLVTSIIVVIVSVFGDLTESMFKRQSGIKDSSHLIPGHGGILDRIDSLTAAIPVFAGLNLLIFNGFGL; encoded by the coding sequence GTGCTGAAATATCGTTTGCTTACTGCGATAGTCTTAATACCGATTGTTATTGCAGCGCTGTTTTTACTTTCTCCAGCGAATTTTGGGTTTGTTGTGATTGCGGTTTGTGCTTTAGGCGCTTGGGAATGGGCGCAATTTGTCGGCTGGCATTCACAAGCTAAGCGTATAGGCTTAGCGGTTGTTTTTACTGCAATATTACTCGCAATGCAATTTTCTATTTCCGATATAAATCAGTTTTCTACTGAACCTATGATCCTGTATGGCCTATGGGCAGGCCTTATTTGGTGGGGAATTGCCATTATTTTAGTGGTTACCTATCCTGCTTCTGCAGCATGGGGTAAGTCCGTCATTATTCGATTGCTATTTGGTGTGTTAACAATTATCCCGTTCTATTGTGGGATGATGGTTTTAAGAACCGTTGGTTATCAAAGTGATACATTCTTCGGTGCTTGGTGGTTATTGTATGTCATGTTGCTGGTTTGGGGCGCGGATTCAGGTGCTTATGCATTTGGTCGAACTATCGGACGCAACAAAATGGCCCCTAAGGTATCACCAGGTAAAACATGGGAAGGTTTAATTGGTGGCCTTATAACTGCAGGGGTAATTTCATGGTTATTTAGTGCCTTTGCGCCAATCCCTGTGATGCCTGATTATTTGCTAGTGACTTCAATTATTGTTGTTATAGTATCTGTGTTTGGTGATTTAACCGAAAGTATGTTTAAGCGCCAATCAGGTATTAAAGATAGTAGCCACTTAATTCCTGGACATGGCGGTATCTTGGATCGTATTGATAGCCTGACAGCAGCAATTCCTGTTTTTGCTGGGCTAAATTTGTTAATTTTTAACGGTTTTGGTCTTTAG
- the uppS gene encoding polyprenyl diphosphate synthase, with protein sequence MNSSGENLSDSMMPKHVAIIMDGNGRWAKQRGKLRISGHKAGVESVRNSVRFAVKNKISSLTLYAFSSENWRRPEKEVSSLMELFVFALDNEVKNLHKNNVKLKVIGDVNRFSERLRKRIDKAEALTQNNTGLKLNIAANYGGRWDISNSVKQVFAKVQSGELSIDDINEESIDNHICMHDQENVDLVIRTGGEHRISNFLLWQVAYAEFYFTNVLWPDFDEMVFQSAVDAFSQRERRYGGAESDDEQGKE encoded by the coding sequence ATGAACTCTAGTGGTGAAAATCTCTCTGATTCAATGATGCCTAAGCATGTTGCTATCATTATGGATGGTAATGGCCGATGGGCGAAACAAAGAGGGAAACTTAGAATTTCAGGTCATAAGGCAGGCGTTGAGTCTGTCCGTAATTCTGTACGCTTTGCGGTAAAAAATAAAATTAGTTCGCTGACATTGTATGCCTTTAGTAGTGAAAACTGGAGAAGGCCAGAGAAAGAAGTGAGTTCTTTAATGGAACTCTTTGTTTTTGCTCTTGATAATGAAGTTAAAAACTTACATAAAAACAATGTAAAACTAAAAGTCATTGGTGATGTGAACCGTTTTAGTGAACGTCTCAGAAAAAGAATTGATAAGGCGGAAGCATTAACGCAAAACAATACTGGGCTAAAACTGAATATTGCTGCGAATTATGGTGGCCGCTGGGATATTAGTAACAGTGTAAAACAAGTATTTGCAAAGGTTCAAAGTGGTGAGCTTTCTATTGATGACATCAATGAAGAAAGTATTGATAACCATATTTGTATGCATGACCAAGAGAATGTCGATTTAGTCATAAGAACGGGGGGGGAGCACCGTATTAGCAACTTCCTCTTATGGCAAGTCGCTTATGCGGAATTTTATTTCACCAACGTTTTGTGGCCAGATTTTGATGAAATGGTGTTTCAAAGTGCAGTTGATGCTTTTAGTCAGCGTGAGCGCCGTTATGGTGGAGCTGAATCAGATGATGAACAGGGCAAAGAATAG